CTTCTAAACTCATGCGAGACACCTCCGGTGTCGAGTGTGGGGTCGATAGTCGCAGATTGCGAGCGTACGCGAGCAGGAACGTCTATCGGAAATCATGGCGAATCAGTCCAGTTGTACCGCATGACGAGGTCCTCTTCGTCGATCTGATCGGCCAGGTGCTGGACGAGTTCGTCGCGTTCGAGGTCGCCGAACTCCTCCAGTTCGTAGGGCTTGACCGTCACGGGAGCGGTCTCGCCGTGTGCGATCTGCTCCTGCAGTTTGGCGACCCCGTAGATCAGCGCCTCGGGCCGTGGCGGGCAACCGGGGACGTGGATGTCGACCGGGATGACCTCTTCTGCGCCCTTCACGACGTTGTAGCCTTCCTGAAAGGGGCCACCGGAGATCGTACACGAGCCCATGCCGATGACGAACTTGGGCTCGGGCATCTGGTCGTAGACGCGCTTCATCCGCGGGGCGAACTTCGAGACGATCGTCCCGGGGACGATGATGACGTCCGCCTGTCGCGGTGAGGCGCGGGGCACACCAGCGTGGAATCGGTCGAGGTCGTGCTTGACCGAGTAGGTGTGCATCATCTCGATGCTGCAGCAGGCGATCCCGAACTGCAGCATGAACATCGACGAGCCGCGGACCCAGTTCATGAACTTGTCGAACTTCGTGAGGATGAACGGCGACGTGCCGAACGCCTCGCGAAGCCGCGAGTTGAATCGGTCGTCGACGCCCTCGCCCATACGCGCTTCCTGGGTTGATTTCCCGCCTGTACTGCCGGCCGGTGGTGTCTGTTCACTACTCATGGTTACCGTTCGACCTTCTGGCGTTGCGCCCGGGGGCTACGCACCCAGCGGACGGCGCCGTTTCGCCACGCCCAGCCGAGGCCCACGACGAGGATGCCGATGAACACGAGCATCGGGACCAGCGCTCGCATCATCCCGACCTCCGTCACGGCGTCGTTGTAGATGACCGTCCAGGGGAAGATGAGGACAGTTTCGATGTCGAAGACGACGAACAACAGCGCGACCATGTAGTACTGGATGTTGAAACGAATGCGCGTGTCGCCCGTCGGGACCTCCCCGCTCTCGTACGTGGCGCGTTTACTCAGTTCGGGGACGCGCGGGCGTAACAGCGCCGAGACCACCATCATCGCCACTGGGATGATGACCGCGACGAGCGCCAGCGCGCCGATCGCTATCCACGGATTGCTCATAAGACTCCTGAGCGGCGCTTAGTAGCCGTCGCATATAAGGGTTCAGTGTTGCAGTCGCCGGCAACGCTTTCTGGGTCTTCACGCACTGGTTGCGACCGCGAGCACTTCTTCGACGAGACGCCGGTAACGGCCCCGCTCGCCGTCTTTGATCACGAGCGCGTCGACGTCTTCGACACCCGGGCGGTCCGCGAGTTTGTACTTCGCCGAGCCGGTAAAGAGCACGAATGGGAGCTCCGGTTGCTGATGTTTGATCTTCTGACACAGTTCGAGACCGTCCAGCGTCGGCATCTTGAAGTCACAGACGACCGCATCGAGTTCGCAGTCCGATTCGACGGTCTCCAGCGCCGCTCGCGGATCGGTCTCGACGACCACGTCGCGGACGTCGGCCGCCCGGTCGAGGTACTCGCCAGCCAACGTCGCCACCGACGGATCGTCGTCGACGACGAGCACTCGAACGCTCGCTTCTGCCCGGTCAGCCGGTTCGGCTTGCATCTGTTATGTCGTACAACTGTCGTCGTTCCCCTAAAAATAGCCCAGTGGTTTCTCGCGCTGAAAAAAGGGGTCCAAACGGCACCCCTACGCTGTGGTCTGTCGTCCACTTGTTCGACACATTGAACCTTTCGTCGACCGTACCCTCGGCCGATGTCCAGACGGATGGTAGCGACGGTCGTTGGACTCCTGTTCGCGAGCACCCTCGTTGTTACCGCTGGCATCGTCGCCGGTCACGGATCTGTCTCGGTGGGGTTCACGACCGAGACGGTCGCGATCGATTCGGGGGCGAAGGTCCAGGTCGATGTCGTCGTCGACCGCGCAGACGACGGTGTCGACACCTACGACCTCTCTCTCTCGACCGATTCCGAAGCCGTCGTCGCGATCACCGACGCCAGCGTATCGAGCGGAACGGCGACCGTAACAGTCGGCCCGAACGGAAGCCGACTGAACGTCTCGGCGTCCGGACTCGCGCGCGACGGCCCGACGGTGGAAGCTCTCACGCTGACGCTCGCTGCGCGGTCGAACGGGACGGAGACGCTTTCGATCGACGCCGCGTCCGTGCTTCCGCCGGCGGGAGCACCCTACCTGACCACGGAGCGTGGCACTGTCGATGTCGTCGTGGGTGCGGACGACACGACCGAGAGCGCCTTCGGTACTGGGATCGTTCTGGCTGGAAGTACCGTTGTGCTGTTGCTCGCTCTCGTTGCGTACGCCGTCGCTCGGCGTCGGTAGTGCTATCCAGGGGTTCGCTCGATCTCTCTGAAGGCCGTGTCGATGTCATCGAACGACTCCAGTGCGTCGTCGAGTTCTTCACGCAGTTCTGCGGCACGCTCCCGGAGCGATTCGACGTCGCTGTCTGCGAGCCGTTCGGGGGTCTTCTCCCCTTCCAGCAGGGCGAGTTTCGACGTGACGTTCATGTATTCTGACAGCCGCTCGTCGTACCGTCGGGCGGCCAGTTGCTGTTCGATCGCCTGTTCGAGATCCGCCTTTTCGACGGGCTTGCAGAGGTAATCGTCGAACTTCATGTCGAGGATCTCGAAGTCCGGGTCGACCGCAGTGATCATGATGACGCGGCAGGAGTGTCCTCGATCACGGATCTCTTCGAGGACGTCGTCGCCGGAGATGTCCGGCATCCGTCGATCCAGCAGAACCACGTCGACGGTGTCGTCGATCTTCGCGAGTGCGTCCTCGCCACCGTAGGCAGTCTCGGTCTCGTAGCTGTCACGCAACCGAAGGGCATAGACGTCGGCGACCTCCCGTTCGTCGTCGACGATCAACACGGTCGCGTCGTCAGGAGCCATGTGTCAGAGACTCAGACGGCCACGTGTATAAAACATCACCGTGGCACCGTCCGGTTCCGAGGTATCCGCCGGCCGACTGTAACGGAAGTTTAAAGACTGCGACCCGGCCAGGTGCAAACAAGAATGGCGACGTCACTACCCCTGCAGGTGATCGACAGCATCCTGCTGAAATACAACGTCGGGGACGCGTTTCTGCTGCTGTTCGGTCTGGCCGTCATCGCCGCACTCGTCGTTCGCTCACGAAAAGTGCTGGCACTGAATACGATGCTGTTCGGCGTCATCTTCGTCGCGACGCCGACATCGATGCTCGTCGCTGCCGACAGCAGCCTGCTGAGTGAACCACTCGCGTACAAGTTCTTCGGCCTGGTTCTCGTGCTGTCGAGCCCAATACTGTACGTGACTGCCAGAAAGTAACTATTCCAGTTTTCCGAGCGCGGTGAAGAAGTCCAGCGAAGGGCCCGCGACTCTGACTGGATCCGCCGCCCGCTGCAGTGTCACCTGCGTCGGTACCTCGATCTCTTCGGCGACGCGGCCGTCGCTGACGACTGTCGCGTGCTCGGCGTCTTCGACGCGGACGGTCACCTCGCTGTCGTTGTCGACGACGAGCGGTGGCATCTCGAGTTCGGCTGCCATCTCCGTGACGACTAACGCCGAAACCGACGGATGGACCAGTGGCCCCGCTTCGCTGAGGTTGTAGGCGGTACTGCCGGTCGGGGTCGCAACGAGGACGCCGTCGGCATGGCCGCTGGTGTACAGTGATCCGTCGACACGTACCGTAACGCCGATCCCGTTGCCGTGGCCTCGCTGTGGCCCCTGAATGACAACCTCGTTGAGCGCTGGTTGGAGCGCCCAGTCGGCACCGGAGGCCCGGACCCGTGGCATCTCCCGGGTGGCAATCTCTCCTGCTTCGCGACGCTCTTCGACGATGGATTCGATGGCGTCGATCGCGTCGTCGGGAGCGATGGCGTTGAGAAAGCCAACTTCTCCGAGGTTGACGCCGACGATCGGTGTGTCTCCGACGCCGCGAGCGGCGAACAGGAACGTCCCGTCACCGCCGATACTGACGACGAGATCACAGCCGTGGAGGTCCTCGACGGAGACCGTCTCCGGTCCGAACCGATCGCCGGTCGGACCGTATCCGCGGTGTTGATCGGCGTCCAGCGCACCAGCGGTCACTTCGTCGACGGCGACTTCGACGTCGATCTTCCGGAGGTGCCGACCGATCGTCTCGACGAGTGATCTGGCACGCGGGTTGTCCTTCTGTCCGACGAGTCCAACCTTCATACCCCCGGCTACGAGTGCCAGCAATTAAACCCAGGCGAAGCCGTGCGAGCCGGCAGTATTAATCCGGGTCCGGAGAAAGAGGTATGCATGGCCACGCCGAAAGGCAAGGTGTGCCGCGATGAGTGAGGACGACAGCGACGACGACTGGTTCGAGAGCGCCTTCGAGGACGACGCCGAAGCCGCTGACTCGCCATCATCGGAGTCGGTCGACAGTGACTCGGCTTCTCAGTCGCCGTCTGATGCCGACGACGCGTTCGACTCCGAGGCGCCGGACGACGCGTTCAGTGCTGACACTGGCGACGCCGCAGACGCCTTCGGCGGAGACGATGTCGAAGACCCGTTCAGTGGCGACGCTACTGAGGAGTCGTTTGGAGACGGAGACAGCG
The Halapricum salinum genome window above contains:
- a CDS encoding NADH-quinone oxidoreductase subunit A; this encodes MSNPWIAIGALALVAVIIPVAMMVVSALLRPRVPELSKRATYESGEVPTGDTRIRFNIQYYMVALLFVVFDIETVLIFPWTVIYNDAVTEVGMMRALVPMLVFIGILVVGLGWAWRNGAVRWVRSPRAQRQKVER
- a CDS encoding NAD(+)/NADH kinase; the encoded protein is MKVGLVGQKDNPRARSLVETIGRHLRKIDVEVAVDEVTAGALDADQHRGYGPTGDRFGPETVSVEDLHGCDLVVSIGGDGTFLFAARGVGDTPIVGVNLGEVGFLNAIAPDDAIDAIESIVEERREAGEIATREMPRVRASGADWALQPALNEVVIQGPQRGHGNGIGVTVRVDGSLYTSGHADGVLVATPTGSTAYNLSEAGPLVHPSVSALVVTEMAAELEMPPLVVDNDSEVTVRVEDAEHATVVSDGRVAEEIEVPTQVTLQRAADPVRVAGPSLDFFTALGKLE
- a CDS encoding response regulator transcription factor, with amino-acid sequence MAPDDATVLIVDDEREVADVYALRLRDSYETETAYGGEDALAKIDDTVDVVLLDRRMPDISGDDVLEEIRDRGHSCRVIMITAVDPDFEILDMKFDDYLCKPVEKADLEQAIEQQLAARRYDERLSEYMNVTSKLALLEGEKTPERLADSDVESLRERAAELREELDDALESFDDIDTAFREIERTPG
- a CDS encoding response regulator, coding for MQAEPADRAEASVRVLVVDDDPSVATLAGEYLDRAADVRDVVVETDPRAALETVESDCELDAVVCDFKMPTLDGLELCQKIKHQQPELPFVLFTGSAKYKLADRPGVEDVDALVIKDGERGRYRRLVEEVLAVATSA
- a CDS encoding NADH-quinone oxidoreductase subunit B, which codes for MSSEQTPPAGSTGGKSTQEARMGEGVDDRFNSRLREAFGTSPFILTKFDKFMNWVRGSSMFMLQFGIACCSIEMMHTYSVKHDLDRFHAGVPRASPRQADVIIVPGTIVSKFAPRMKRVYDQMPEPKFVIGMGSCTISGGPFQEGYNVVKGAEEVIPVDIHVPGCPPRPEALIYGVAKLQEQIAHGETAPVTVKPYELEEFGDLERDELVQHLADQIDEEDLVMRYNWTDSP